Proteins co-encoded in one Melitaea cinxia chromosome 13, ilMelCinx1.1, whole genome shotgun sequence genomic window:
- the LOC123659293 gene encoding putative uncharacterized protein DDB_G0285119, with amino-acid sequence NQQNSWNNNQNTGSQNTWTNPQSTGSQNTWTDPQNSGSQNNWNNNQNNWNNWNQNTSPAPATTTQVEVIKNEQTIGENGSYKYEYEIGDGTHVSEEGYIKNPNTDNEIVVKKGFYSYKAADNKIYTVTYWADETGYHASGDHLPKPPPIPPAIQASIEQNAKEEAAKAEAAKEIPKPIVPSQPATQAPVQNYPQQNYPQQNYPQQTYYPQQTYYPQQTYYPQQQQQQVYNPPQQTYYPSQSGYGKK; translated from the exons AATCAGCAAAATAGCTGGAACAACAACCAGAATACAGGCTCTCAAAATACCTGGACCAACCCCCAAAGTACAGGCTCTCAAAATACATGGACTGACCCCCAAAATTCAGGGTCTCAAAACAATTGGAACAACAATCAAAACAACTGGAACAACTGGAATCAGAATACAAGCCCCGCACCCGCCACGACTACTCAAGTAGAAGTTATCAAGAACGAACAAACAATTGGTGAAAATGGCAGTTACAAATACGA ATACGAGATCGGAGACGGCACTCACGTCTCCGAAGAGGGATACATCAAGAACCCAAATACAGACAACGAAATTGTAGTTAAGAAAGGATTCTACTCCTACAAGGCAGCGGACAACAAGATATACACCGTCACATACTGGGCTGACGAAACAGGTTACCACGCTTCTGGTGACCACCTCCCCAAGCCCCCTCCAATTCCACCAGCGATCCAAGC ATCGATCGAACAAAACGCAAAGGAGGAGGCAGCGAAGGCTGAAGCAGCAAAGGAAATCCCAAAACCAATCGTACCCTCGCAGCCAGCTACCCAAGCACCAGTTCAAAACTACCCCCAACAAAACTATCCCCAGCAAAACTATCCTCAGCAAACTTATTACCCTCAACAAACTTATTACCCGCAGCAGACATACTACCCCCAACAACAGCAGCAGCAAGTCTATAACCCACCACAACAAACTTATTACCCTTCCCAGTCTGGTTACggaaaaaaatga
- the LOC123659294 gene encoding protein PF14_0175-like, which yields MIVTSEIQRTEVGPEQVKASSFQNSQYVKAPGVFITSTAEPSIPILRLSNEMDLDGSFSYEALGADQTHYVQHSRMENMGTDKEEQVVEGSYSYVGDDGRTYTVHYVADSNGYRATGDHLPVPPPVPEIIQRAVQYNLAEEAKKPPHLKSSWENEDNEFENREESRNRVFNIPPPRNLFTGKTPEAFSFGFSQGTNSQNNLFTASSYQVPAKSSFDIIIDQSKPKQSATPISPQITFLASQGARNPSQQPQPTPTKTINSEKSSLPLLMNYEADIKEPEQDANKGLWRWQYGLNANTNQTPNKNSISRSFSEGDDIVINFHEMTPDQYTKMIQTQVFTQNVDDPNKIEKYNEVQSSTPFDIKIETYSTNNKNNPQQYTETEKHQSFTSTETNNLYSEDTNERKYIDSYSTIISSRNFIPQNQIAMQSYNVEVTKQESTQINAVEENTTENLSKVNNVEYSNNKFYLSDNIQTETASTSPFHYTFKEIEQSESNNYENNGFKPVSYNSVNEIPKYETTTKKPSIKDAIKDNIFLRNLLKSENSKEKSNKINIEDKNKQTNITLQAKQDKMPKYIPFEEKPQNEIKMIQSKPLDINDILNYVVMKNHFESIKTKPKNKPVNNFNQKMKDHSTHYIPVKETDLYYQNNKQEQESDYRVMNSQQQQELRGLIKNYKVLQRHKNMQQQKSQPLIEPQRHIKAFHTQGLPPLGRAGPSMKSYLPPTYL from the exons ATGATTGTCACAAGCGAAATTCAAAGAACTGAAGTAGGACCCGAACAAGTTAAGGCATCATCTTTTCAAAACTCTCAGTATGTAAAGGCACCAGGAGTTTTTATCACATCAACGGCTGAACCTTCAATACCAATACTCCGATTATCTAATGAAATGGATTTAGACGGAAGTTTTAGCTATGA AGCCTTAGGAGCAGATCAAACCCATTACGTGCAACACAGTCGCATGGAAAATATGGGTACTGACAAAGAAGAACAAGTAGTTGAGGGCTCGTATTCTTATGTCGGCGATGACGGACGCACATACACAGTTCACTATGTCGCCGATTCTAATGGATATCGAGCAACTGGTGATCATTTGCCTGTGCCGCCGCCAGTACCAGAAATAATACAAAG GGCGGTTCAGTACAACTTGGCAGAAGAAGCCAAAAAACCACCTCATTTAAAATCATCCTGGGAAAATGAAGATAATGAATTCGAAAACCGTGAAGAAAGCAGGAATAGAGTTTTTAATATCCCCCCACCTCGTAACTTGTTTACAGGTAAAACTCCTGAAGCTTTTTCATTTGGATTTTCTCAAGGAACAAActcacaaaataatttatttactgcaTCTAGCTATCAAGTTCCTGCTAAATCAAGTTTTGATATAATCATTGATCAGTCTAAGCCGAAACAGAGCGCAACACCAATTTCACCGCAAATAACTTTTTTGGCATCTCAAGGAGCTCGTAACCCGTCACAACAACCCCAACCAACtccaacaaaaacaattaattcaGAGAAGTCATCCTTACCATTACTGATGAACTACGAAGCAGACATTAAGGAACCGGAACAAGATGCAAATAAAGGACTGTGGAGATGGCAATATGGCTTAAATGCAAATACAAACCAAACACCAAATAAAAATTCGATATCTCGGTCATTTAGCGAAGGCGATgatatagttattaattttcatgAAATGACACCTGATCAATACACAAAAATGATACAAACACAAGTATTTACACAAAACGTGGATGACCCTAACAAAATTGAGAAATATAATGAGGTACAATCATCGACACCGTtcgatataaaaatagaaacataCAGCaccaataataaaaacaacccCCAACAGTATACAGAGACTGAAAAACATCAGTCTTTTACGTCTACTGaaactaataatttatattcagaAGATACTAATGAACGAAAATATATAGATTCCTATTCTACAATAATAAGCAGTCGTAACTTTATTCCACAAAATCAAATAGCTATGCAATCGTATAACGTAGAAGTTACGAAACAGGAATCAACACAAATAAATGCTGTTGAAGAAAATACAACAGAAAACTTGAGTAAAGTAAATAATGttgaatattcaaataataaattttatttatctgataATATTCAAACAGAAACTGCATCTACAAGTCCATTTCATTATACTTTTAAAGAAATTGAACAATCTGAatcaaataattatgaaaataatggTTTTAAACCAGTATCATACAACAGTGTTAATGAAATACCTAAATATGAAACCACAACTAAAAAACCATCGATTAAAGATGctattaaagataatatatttttaagaaacttattgaaatcggaaaacagtaaagaaaaatcgaataaaataaatattgaggataaaaacaaacaaacaaatattacattacaagcGAAACAAGATAAAATGCCTAAATATATTCCATTTGAAGAAAAAcctcaaaatgaaataaaaatgattcaatCGAAACCATTAGATATAAATGATATTCTCAATTATGTGGTAATGAAAAATCACTTTgagtcaataaaaacaaaacccAAGAATAAacctgtaaataattttaaccaaAAGATGAAAGACCATTCGACACATTACATACCAGTGAAAGAAACCGATTTATATTATCAGAATAACAAACAGGAACAAGAAAGCGACTATCGAGTCATGAATTCTCAACAACAGCAGGAATTGCGTggacttattaaaaattataaagtgcTCCAACGTCATAAAAATATGCAACAGCAAAAGAGTCAACCTTTGATAGAACCTCAACGTCACATAAAAGCATTCCACACTCAAGGCTTACCACCTTTAGGACGAGCTGGACCTTCTATGAAAAGCTACTTACCACcaacatacttataa